GGGAGAAAAATCATTACTTCAAATTGCTGAATATGGAGAATCACAGTGGTACATTGGTATGGAAGCAGTGTGCAACGTTGAGTGTGATACCTAGCAATGAAAATGGTCATCAACGTATTTTTTGGTCTGTCAGAGAAGATGGTTTGTATCACAGTTGGGACAATTCAAATTGGGAAAAAAAGGAATCCTGGGGTTCTTGTTAGCATTTCTCTCATTtattaataatcaataaatcatAATTGATAATTATCTCCATTGTTTCatccaaattttaattatgattaatctGAGTTCctcatctttaattttaaattaatttattagattaaaaatgtttcataaattaatttataaaagtaaaattaatttatccttTCTTATATGTTTCTTCGTCCTTATGTTTTtcttaagtaaaaaatatttcaattgatTCAGTATGGTTCAAAAGTCATGCAACAACTTAACGTgcttcttattttaattaattatttatttaaaataattttgtataaataaacatgagattacattattaatataaaaataatataaaaatatgaggttctataattaatattttaatttattattttactcaaAGAAAACTCatgtattataataaatacGAAGTtacatgatttttattattctcgttacaaacttattataaaataaagtattcaattataactattaaatatttttatttatttatacctCATATTTGATGGCatgtaaaaaacaaataaaaaatactacgAAATATGAGATAATTTTCATatcattcaaattaataaaaagattaatgtcaggtaattaattaaaataaatgaatttttcatacttaataagccaacaaattataataaacacacaattaaaaatatttaaattaaaaaagacttgaattttatttaagttcataaaataaaaatattatatgaattcTACATGTATttctattaaatgttttttttcttttttctatacttttttatgatgtttttttaaaagaaattattctttttattttcaaaatacaaatggAAATACATAATGtattgatttattaaaataattattttgttttaaaaataattaaattcaaactaAGAGAcagttaaaaaaagtaataagatacttattttagtttagaaataataaaatagtctgcacataaaaaatagtttattttcttacagttatttttcattatataattacctatttttctcatttacaaatttttttgagttatctgaataaattttataaaacacaaTTTATATTTCGTATTTGTAAGCCATCGtttactaatattaaaaaactatttatcaTCACTATACTTGATGTTTTATATTTcgtaatacataaaaataattaaaaaatatcgtTGGACAAAATAATCATcacataatcaatttaaaaatataaaattatgtacttaatagacaaaaaaactataacaaagatacaattgaaaatatttaatttaaaaaaaaatacttgaaacttgattaagtttattaaataaaaatattaaatgaattctATATGTATctaaacaaatatgaaatatactGGATATTTCATGAAATATACTTGATATTTCATCACTGTACTTGATATTTCATATTTcgtaataagtaaaaataattaagcaaTATCACTACACAAGATAATCATCactttatcaatttaaaaatataaaatttttatacttaatagacaaaaatatataataaagatacaattgaaaatctttaaattaaaaagaaaaacacgtCAAagctaattaaatttattaattaaaaacattaaatgtattttacaTGTATCCAGAAAAGCATTAAATgatactttttatcttttctctatacttttatgatgtttttctgtttttaaattattctgcTTTCTTGAAGTACAAATGGAAATCCACACACTATaagagtatttatttatttatttatttttaaaataattacttttatttaaaaaataattaaagtcaAACAAACAAGCAGTTAAAAAAGTAACCagatagttattttaatttaaaaactataaaaataataataatttgaccacataaaaagaaaatcctcTTTACTACAGTTATTTTCCATTATATAATAACCTATCttcatcattttaaattttttttgtcagttatcttattaattttatgaaacattattaatatatcaGTTATGACTTAATTTGTGGTTTTGTAAATAACGAGAATGACACCAAAATCCGTTAATTATGACCAAAGCTAAATGAAGCATTGAATTAACAAAACCAAATGAATCAAAAGTGTTTGAGAGAATGAAACGCATGTGCAGACATAATATTGCTCTCATCTTCTAATTACCAAGTGAACTAAAATCAATTCAATGCAAATTACCTTTATCCTAATGAACCACTTATTTTACAATTACCATTTTAAAagctaattaataatttatttaatgttttaaaaaattagactTAACTCACTTTTTCTAAAccaatctataaaataaaagttatactCATTACAGAGCAGACACCAGCCCACACACGTATGTTTAACATCTTTAAAATACACACAATTAGCTATTCCATGACTCTTCTTCATTTCACCTTTATCTTTCTACTCTATGAAATCCCTCCTCGTGGTATGTTCAGAACATACCACAGCCGCACTTTCAGAAGTTCATTACTATGAAAAATACAAATCAATGTATGCACAAGGTTACGTCATATCCCAGTTACAGTTTGAAACATCTAACATATGTACAAGTTTAAGTAAACACCGAAACACAAGCAAAAGACTGACATAATAATGGAAGCCCATCACAGTAATTTCCAAAACATTACAATCAGACAGCCATGGTAGGTTGAAGCCAAGGCAAGgttgacattttcattttcatctatgAATCATACCTTTTTAACTATAtagatttatgaaatatatgcCTTTACCAGATCTGTATCGCTGCAAACTAAACCCGTCCTCGGGCAGATGATTCTACCATTATTCTTCTTTGCCATCTCTTCAAGAGCCTGCAAAAGAAcaccaaataattaataaaattatcctCATAAAAAGTGCTTATCCATGGAATATCTAGAAGAGTATCTAGAATAACAGGAACCTTAGTGCTATAAACATATCCATTGGGCAAGACTTGCGGTGGGTTCTCAGTGTCCATTAACTCCTTTGTTATATAGCAAACAAGCTTAGAGTGATGCTGCTTTGAGTACGGCAATGGCAGGGCTAATGTGCGGAAAGCTTCCTGTGATAGCGGATCTTCTTTTGTGCAATCATCCTCGTAACAATATCTTTATCAAGTCAAGGGACATATCTCAGCTTTATCAATGCATACACTAATACTAACCAATCAAATTTACAAGAGGCTTTAGTAATACAAATATGAGCCTTGAAATCATTCACAACAAATTAACAACACGGGTCATTATCGTGAATTGATCCATAAGGGCTCAGGACAGATTATCAGTGTCAAGTATGAGATTTCATACAAAGAATGCTTTTCAACCTTAATATATATGGAGGGTTTTAAAATAACTGCATGAAAAGGGAACCGATCCAATCCAATCAAAAGGAATTTTCTTTAGTTGGCAAATCATTTAATACCATTAATTCCCTCAAAAGGATAAGGAAAGTGCaagtgtttttaatatttttttttggaaggaTAGCGGGGGTGTTTCAGTTATATGTATGCAAATATGGCTATCCACACACAGCATATAGAAGCATCTAGCATTAAGAGAAGTGTTTCCAGATGATAATCAACAGTTCAAGTTGTCAATGGATACGGTGTCTTGAGAGCGGAAAGCCCAGCTTGCAGATAGATATTGAGCAAGGGTTCTAATGTCATGCCATATAACTTGCAGAACTCCTGTTTGAATTGGTCCACTAGAAAATCCCATTGcttatcttcaaataaaacCTGTAAAAGAACATGTAAGAGAAAATTGCAAAGATTTTAGTGCTGAAATGTCAGCTCCTCAAGACAATAGTGCAGTATGAAGCAAAATTTCTGGCAAAGAATTACAGTTTCaacaatataatgtttttaaactgTGTGAAATACTACAGGCATAAAAATCTTCGTCAACAAGTGATCAGTGGAACATAATAACCCTTGCAAATAATATTTCTTGTTGTTAACCTAATCAAtagaggatttttttttcttggccGTGTGAATTACATAAGACATGTGCTAGATAAAAGTCCAATCGATTATTGCAACTAGAGAATATAGCACAACTTACAGGTTTAAGACAGTTCGATTTGTTGACTACAATTATTAACAACTAGAAACATTTACAGTTTACATCAATTAGCATATTGGCTGTCATTCCTTTCTTTTCCTCAGAGTAATGTGTATATAATTAGCTTGAAGGACTACATGTTCTTGTACAACGGAGTTAATGTTTTTAACAGCAAAAGAAATGTAACAACTCTATCTTGTACTGTGTTATTGACATTTACAAAGTTATCAGGTCCCAAACCACATCATGAATCATTCGTTCAACTTTTCAATCATGAATGGGGGAATCACAATGTATGataaaaacttaaacacacaagCACAAACCTAAATTACTCAGAGTCCCTAATTCATTCTTAAATGTCACATTGTTAAAGGAAATCATGAACACCATTAGCGCCCTTTCTATTCCATTCACATAACAATTGAAGACTTTTGAATCCTCGGATGAAAAGTGGGTAGGGGGAAATGCAAAATTAAAGGGTATCAAATTGTAATTCTAATTACAAATTCTAGAATTCTAACAACAGGGAACATGAATACAATCCTAACACCATTGCATtgaaagataacaaaattaaagaaaccaGTATCGCTAACTCACAAAATCACTCAAAGACAAGGTATACTCACCTTGTATGTGGCACATTCAGTATCCTTTTTAAAAGCTAGTGTTGCAAGGACTCGCTGCAATTCTTTCATGTGGGTGGCTCCCCATGGCGCAAGATATTTCCTAGCATACGTGATAGCTCTCAAATTGTTCTCAGCTCTTACTAATTCTATGAACTCTTGAAGTCTCAACTGGAACTCCAATTTGCTCTGTCGTCATTAAACCACCAGAAATTTGCAATGGTAAATAGATCTGATGCCTTGAGAAGTGTAtttgtgtatttattattaacaagTGTCATCCTATGAGAAACTCTATTGGCACTGGTGGCCATTTGAGAAAGTCTGGATTTgcattagtttataattttatttttatttttattttcaaactttaagcAGACTAATGACATTTTTATACTGAATACGGTGGTTATCCTTctattaaatatgaatattttttttgttgcagTATGTCTGAGATGATTTCTAATTCtaaattcattaaaagaaaGGCCGATTAATATGAACCCAAAAGCCTAAACTATGACTCAGCCTATGGCATGGTGCACCAACTGTTAAAAAGATTAGACAGCAATATGAACCTTAGACTTCTTCAGCCTTGATTTATTATCAGCACACCATGCTAGGCCAGGTGCAACATCCCTATTTTGCAAAGCATCAATAACCTTTTTTGCTTCTTGGAATACATCAATATCAACAAGATCCTGAGACACCAACATAAGTGATATTATTGTTAGAATCAATACCAAACAATCACACATTCGATAACCTTGTTCATTACCTGCAAGTTGCTGCTTTCTGCAAGTTTCACTGCAGTGTCATAGTATGACATCCTCAACATATAATCAACAAGAATCCGCTTCAAGCGAGTGTTATTCCATTCTGGCATGTTTTCTGCATCGGCAGATTCTAAGTGATCGAGACGTGCTCGACACTTTTGAGCTTGTAAATGCTCTGCCCGACTTCCCTCCTCCaactttaacatatttttacaaaaatccAAATCATGATCATCATAGAACTCACGAAAGGCGAACATAAATTTCCAATTAAGCAACAGTTATACTTAATAACAAACGTAACCAATCATCGGAACAACATGAACCAAAAACCATGCTACAGATCATAACTACACATAGTAACCTCTAACCACATTACACAGAGTATTATTAAGCACTCCGAATACAGAATTTACTATGCCAATCGAGAATACAAggcttttttttatatatatcacgCGATTAAACGAAATTCAAATCAAGAAAATTAGGTCAGCAGTTTACCTTTCTCTTGAGCCCTTGCAAGCGGGAGACAAGGGAGTTAAGATGGTTGACGGCATCATCTGGGGAGAGGTCAGCGGCTTCGTTGACGCCGGATATGACGGCGGACATCTCCTTCTCGACGGCGCGGTGGTTGGCACGGAGGGTTTTTTTGTAGTGCTCGAAAGGAACCCTGAGGAACTGGTGTTCCAGCTTCAGAGACTCTGTCAGTTGGGGAAGGTTCGACGGCGGAGGCGGCGCCGGGTTGGGGGTGGCGGCGATCGGAGTTCCGGTGGCGTTGTTGCCGTTGGGAAGGGAATCCATTTCCATCGGGGAAGAatggagaagaaaatagaaTCTCAGATTGCTAAGTGGATTGGATAAACTATGCTTCtacttcaaaaaaataaaataaaattatatttccctTAATTTTACActtgtttaatttcattaaatttccaTATGGCTAACTATAGGATTAATTTTTTCTAACACCATCTTAATATCtcaatgttttcaatttctttttgttatttatttttctctttaattttgattattaaatattggaattgaaaattttacaatttatatgaattatattcggttttagtttaaataaaatcgtttcttataaacaaaaataggtATACTTGATATCACTAAAAAATGTTGTATCACATTGATTTCTTTCCATAGTTGAATATCTATCATCGCTTATGAACTAATAACATGTTGcagacttttttttcttaattaaaaaaattacattaacaTATAAGCTTTAAAAACTAAATCTATAGGAACACCTAAAAACTTTTGACATTGTAAaagtttttttagttaaaaacttttaaagttCAACAGAATTGAATTTAgttatattaatgaaattagATCTAGCCACATAATTAATATGCCCAATCACAACTTAAACTCGGATATATCCTTATATTTAATGTCTCTactttttgtgattttaaattttaaaattcttattttgcGTACGcttgtttctatattttatactttaactAACTAAACTATTTATCTATGATACCTAAAAtgaatatactaaaattatatttcatttagattaacaataaacatgtaaaattgaatatttaacaaaaaacatgtttttatttaaaatgtaaggaagagaaattaaaaagcaaattgttatatataaatctGTGAGGTAAGTAACAACAGTGAATAACTAACTCCCATTacccttttaataaaaaatgaagatgtGTTTTTTCAAGtgacttttcttttattattgacTTCGGATTGAAATTTTCCCTTACATATATACACAATAATGGTCGAGAAAAAGTACCTAAAATACtgctaatattttatttttccattcgcaacataaactaaactaaacagAAATAGATATTCTAATGTTAAAATTGAACATAACAAAACTGTCTATTCAGACAtggaaaaaaagtttaaagttAACATAGTCACCCGCTTTTGCTGTTAAGATTTGATACAAAAACCATGAGGAGCTTCCCACTACGAAAAACAACCATACAAGAGGATCTAAGCTGAATTAGTATTTACATTTGATCAGGACACAAAACTGGCAAACCAGGGCAACGAATTTTGGCGAGAGATTTTCCGGTAAAACACTGTTCGTTAGTTCATGTTTCAAGCCATGTCAAGGATCCCATTATCAAATACTTGCTTGGAAGCTCTCCAGAAGACGGAGCAAGGTATGTTATCTTCTTTCTGTAAGTTACAAAACAACAATGCAAGCATTCATCATAAActgcaaaataaaatgaattattaaatgGAACGATACAAACCTCTGAATATCAATGTCTGTTACATAAATGAACCCGGCAACATTGCTGCACCAGAAAAGACATGACATGGTGAGAAGATGTATACTTGTAGGAACAAGGAATGAAGAAGAGGGCGTAATATCTCAAGACAGACCATTTTTATGTATAGAAGTGTCAGAAAATTAAATAGATAAACAAAGTTTTAAGAATAACCATTTCCATTAAAGCAAATCAAATCATATCGGATGGATTTCAAGTAGATTTCAAATTAACAGCATAAAGAATCACCAGTTTCCATTTGGCCCACACTGCTTATCAAATAATAATCGATACACAAATCTCTCTAGTGTCACCATATTTGTGCAAGGGACACTACTCCTCACACATACAAGCAACCACATCACtttacaacaaaacaaaaatgtatgATCAAACTTACCGGCTTCAAAGAAGTTTAAAactttatgattaaaattagaACCACAGTTACCTGGAAATGATCTCATCAGGTTCCTTGGCAAATGAGACAGCAAGGACAAGATGGAGCAAATCACGATTTATGTTTACAGGTACAACTCTTGTTGGATCTGCAGCAGGTTCCGCTCCAATTGGCAAGGCTGATCGTGGGGCCTGTGGCCCACCACCAACTCGATAAACAAACAAATCACTAAAATTTGCAATATTAGAATGTGGAGAAAGATCATTTGAAAGGCCATAGAAGTACTCCTGTGTCAAAATCAAATGGCAGTAATGTTAAACAGTGTCCAGGgggaaggaaagaaaagaaaaccctcaTCCTACTACACTTCCCAAGTGATCTACTGTCAATGTAGTTTTTAGATTGCACGAGAGTAGACATTCTAAACACCAACTAAGGGTACATGAATATCGAGGAAGCAGCAaatttcaagataaaaaaaaaaaaaactaccaaCCGTTTCACTATTTATGTTGACAACGGAAACattcactaaaattaaaaatttttcCTTTAGATTTTTCAAATCTTCCAGAATACAAAACCACTGCTTGTAACTTaacaatgaatatttttttatcctaCATATTTCTGAGCACTTAACTTCCCTAGGGGTAAGAATAATGGCGTACTCCTATATTAACAGATAAACTCAGAAGAACAAGTTCCCAGACATAACAgactttcatattttaaatttaaatcctcaagaatgtatatatatatatatatatatatatatatatatatatatatatatatatataaatttgaggTTAACACATGTCTAAGATATTCAAAAGTAGCAGGTAGCTTTACCCTTATCCTATAACTTCTGGCCTTCTGCCTGACTTTTGCATTCCTAGATACAACTCCACCTGACCTCTGAAGTTTCACAACATCTACTTTGGGCTCACTCTTAAGCACATCTTTGAGCATGCTGCACAATTTTTCCTATAAGAAGTTCAAAGGAATGACTGAGACACCGAGCTTCTACAGAATGCAAGAATTACTAACATGTACAAGGGaagtatgaaattttaaaaatatgacagTGGGGATCATTGGAACTGTCTCTCAATGCATAACTAATATagaatatgaaatgatgcaaATGTTAAATAGTACATAGTATATAGATGCAAGGCACACACCTGACCTAAAACCAAGACAACATTGGCCTTGAATGTACGAATTGCATGCAAGAGCAACTGCAGCAGACACACACAAGAAGAGAGTGAGCAAGGAAAGAGCACTATAATCAAAATTAGCAGTAAGTTATACGTCGGAATTGTGATTAGTTTAACAGTCATAAGGTAAAGTTCACCGGCCAATTACATCATAGCCTACTCCTTCTATCCATCCCATAGTATTTATCACCATGCCTGAAGCTCGAGATTCAGCATTTCCAGTAAATTGTCTCTCAATCATCCCTGAAAGCTCCTTGACAAGCACTTTATACAATTCTACGTTGTTGctgaaaaaacaaatacattcAGATTGGATTTTCATTTCCTTAATGTGCtaccaataatttaaaaatctcaAATCAATGAAAGTTCTTATATAATTTTGGCAGTGTATGATAGAGGTTACATCAGCTATACCTTGGAGTTGCATGCCCGTAAAAGTATACAAGAGGCATTTCAAGTGGAATACCTTCCACAGGATCAATGGGCATTTCAATTGGAGTGGCAGCAATGCATCCAGGAATTGTTATAGAGCCTTGGCCAATATCCAAGTCAACAAAGGTAGGTTTCCATCCTTGTTTAGCCGCCCAACTAAGAAACATCCTGGACAAGGTACTCTTTCCAGAATCAGTAGGCCCTACAACAATGACCCTAGGACcctgaaaaacaaaattcacatACAACAAGCTTTACAACTTACACATGAAAGAATAGCATGCACATCTATGATAAAATCACAAACTTTTAAGTCTATCAGCACAATTTACTTAGAATAAAGCATTGTTTTTCACAGTTCATgttaatattgaaaattataagtCACACGAAAGTAACAAGAAACACTTATCATGACAAATCCAAGCTTCTAAAATATGCCCACGGCCACAATTTTGGCCCCAACATCAAAGTTTTAAGAGACTCCGCCTCCACAACGAAACAACAACAGTGTCAATAGGATTTGTCAGCAATTTCCCACAATATCAAGGAAACGGACATAACCACAACCccaatttaaaatcttttgtCAGCCATCCAGACAATCAAGCAAAAAGCACGGGAAAATACCTGAGAAGATTCAAAATCATCAGGTGATGAAGCTTTGGCACGACTTCTTCTTCCATCCAGTATGGCATGCACATTTACATAGCTTACCATGGGAGTCTGCACTCAAAAAGTTGTATTCTCCCAATCACTGATTTCTCAAATAGtgtcatttattttcttgttcttttcttgccATACCAACAAGTTAGAAAGGAAACATTCAATAAGGCTACTACAATGGCTTACCTCATCGGCAGTATAATCAGTTTCAGTAGCTCCGTCCATTTCAATGGTCGCACCAAACCAAGTAAACACCTGACACAGCACAAAGTAGTATTCCCCTtatca
This genomic interval from Vigna radiata var. radiata cultivar VC1973A chromosome 8, Vradiata_ver6, whole genome shotgun sequence contains the following:
- the LOC106772085 gene encoding protein CLP1 homolog — its product is MAYGGAGPVGGSGSASTIKQVKLERESELRIEVGNDAPLRLRLLNGTAEIFGTELPPEIWLNFPPRLKFAVFTWFGATIEMDGATETDYTADETPMVSYVNVHAILDGRRSRAKASSPDDFESSQGPRVIVVGPTDSGKSTLSRMFLSWAAKQGWKPTFVDLDIGQGSITIPGCIAATPIEMPIDPVEGIPLEMPLVYFYGHATPSNNVELYKVLVKELSGMIERQFTGNAESRASGMVINTMGWIEGVGYDLLLHAIRTFKANVVLVLGQEKLCSMLKDVLKSEPKVDVVKLQRSGGVVSRNAKVRQKARSYRIREYFYGLSNDLSPHSNIANFSDLFVYRVGGGPQAPRSALPIGAEPAADPTRVVPVNINRDLLHLVLAVSFAKEPDEIISSNVAGFIYVTDIDIQRKKITYLAPSSGELPSKYLIMGSLTCLYKHSLSNPLSNLRFYFLLHSSPMEMDSLPNGNNATGTPIAATPNPAPPPPSNLPQLTESLKLEHQFLRVPFEHYKKTLRANHRAVEKEMSAVISGVNEAADLSPDDAVNHLNSLVSRLQGLKRKLEEGSRAEHLQAQKCRARLDHLESADAENMPEWNNTRLKRILVDYMLRMSYYDTAVKLAESSNLQDLVDIDVFQEAKKVIDALQNRDVAPGLAWCADNKSRLKKSKSKLEFQLRLQEFIELVRAENNLRAITYARKYLAPWGATHMKELQRVLATLAFKKDTECATYKVLFEDKQWDFLVDQFKQEFCKLYGMTLEPLLNIYLQAGLSALKTPYCYEDDCTKEDPLSQEAFRTLALPLPYSKQHHSKLVCYITKELMDTENPPQVLPNGYVYSTKALEEMAKKNNGRIICPRTGLVCSDTDLVKAYIS